One segment of Leptospirillum ferrooxidans C2-3 DNA contains the following:
- a CDS encoding sensor domain-containing diguanylate cyclase, with the protein MVLFSYLLLVFSVGLLFPHFSPFWPPAAVAVFAILIYGFAMAPGVFLGAFLGNAFFLHWSIPQALLIALGNTMGPLLGAGFLHRGKSPWKDFTTARDVYRFLGGMGVLGSGVTSIVGSLVMVKLSSENTGMSFVESWLAWWTSDSCSILMLSPAIFTWFFPENSRIHPSFSKRSDLLMGGAILALLLVGWAVYFFPGLPEMTSLGLTGMFLPFLVWVAMTMSQRKVFSFLGIILFLQFGATAMGYGPFAHLVKNPQDAMIGMELLGMMTGFAVILVNVLTLERRSVMEQLEHINRTLESRVEERTRDLDQKTRELSGQLLFLQLLLDSLPVPVFIVDPKGYFALSNQKLGELLGVAPPDLIGRSVDEFFDSGCFNLFSEDGASFSEDSELRREDITFCANGQKRTLIANRVSIQNPISGMIVSLQDISERVFLEQRIQEREQLFRLIVETLPLPMIISRKSDSVLLYANPSVGTLFQLDIQPWIGRPLLSFWADPNDRDLFLDEVTQKGVVLDRESELRMPSGEKIWMSISGGFSHISDEDVLIVAFRDIHEVRERQMILHQEVRTDFLTGLGNRKDLQEALPLSIERAREGATPLVVCILDLDDFKAVNDLFGHAAGDILLREMALRMKASLRAEDYIARLGGDEFVLILENLEPNEDLIGFLDRFRELIEMPVALPTGENVSIGLSLGLTIYTEGETDPDLLMRQADEALYRAKAEKGSRSSWWKIYSMAP; encoded by the coding sequence TTGGTCCTGTTCTCATATCTCCTTCTTGTTTTTTCTGTCGGATTGCTTTTTCCCCATTTTTCTCCTTTTTGGCCTCCTGCTGCCGTTGCTGTATTTGCTATCCTCATTTACGGATTCGCGATGGCTCCCGGAGTCTTTTTGGGAGCTTTTCTGGGCAATGCGTTTTTTCTCCACTGGTCTATTCCCCAAGCACTCCTGATCGCACTGGGGAATACCATGGGACCATTATTGGGAGCAGGATTCCTTCACCGTGGAAAGAGTCCCTGGAAAGATTTCACGACAGCCCGGGATGTATACCGATTTCTTGGGGGAATGGGTGTTTTGGGCAGTGGTGTGACATCCATTGTGGGATCTCTGGTAATGGTTAAGCTTTCTTCTGAAAACACTGGTATGTCATTCGTTGAATCATGGCTTGCCTGGTGGACCAGCGATTCCTGCAGCATCCTCATGTTGTCTCCAGCTATTTTTACATGGTTTTTTCCTGAGAATTCCAGAATTCATCCCTCCTTTTCCAAAAGATCCGATCTTCTCATGGGGGGTGCGATTCTCGCCTTGCTGCTTGTTGGTTGGGCCGTCTATTTTTTCCCGGGTCTCCCGGAAATGACAAGCCTTGGTTTGACAGGCATGTTTCTTCCGTTTCTGGTATGGGTAGCCATGACAATGTCCCAGAGGAAGGTCTTTTCTTTTCTGGGGATCATTCTTTTCCTTCAATTCGGGGCAACGGCCATGGGCTATGGCCCTTTTGCCCATCTCGTGAAAAACCCCCAAGATGCAATGATCGGTATGGAGCTTCTTGGAATGATGACCGGCTTTGCCGTTATTCTGGTCAATGTGTTGACCCTTGAACGAAGGTCGGTGATGGAGCAGCTCGAGCATATTAATCGTACCCTTGAGTCCAGGGTGGAGGAGAGAACAAGGGATCTGGACCAAAAGACCAGGGAGTTAAGCGGTCAGCTTCTTTTTCTACAGCTTCTTCTCGATTCTCTGCCTGTTCCGGTCTTTATTGTCGATCCAAAAGGATATTTTGCTCTATCCAATCAGAAATTGGGTGAATTATTAGGAGTTGCTCCACCGGATTTGATCGGGAGATCTGTGGATGAGTTTTTTGATTCTGGGTGCTTTAACCTGTTTTCAGAGGATGGGGCTTCCTTTTCGGAGGATTCGGAACTGAGGAGAGAGGATATTACTTTTTGTGCAAATGGACAGAAAAGGACTCTTATTGCAAACAGGGTTTCTATCCAGAACCCCATCTCGGGAATGATCGTTTCCCTTCAGGATATTTCCGAAAGGGTTTTTCTGGAGCAGAGGATACAGGAGAGGGAACAGCTTTTCCGGTTAATCGTTGAGACTCTGCCCCTTCCGATGATCATTTCAAGAAAAAGCGACTCAGTTCTTCTATATGCAAATCCTTCGGTGGGAACACTGTTTCAACTCGATATTCAGCCATGGATAGGGAGGCCTCTCCTTTCTTTTTGGGCAGATCCAAATGACCGGGACTTGTTTCTCGATGAGGTGACCCAAAAAGGGGTTGTTCTGGACAGGGAGTCAGAATTAAGGATGCCTTCTGGAGAGAAAATATGGATGTCTATATCAGGAGGTTTTTCTCATATTTCAGATGAGGATGTTCTGATTGTTGCTTTCCGGGATATTCATGAGGTCAGGGAACGTCAGATGATTTTGCATCAGGAGGTTCGGACGGATTTCCTGACTGGGCTGGGAAATCGCAAGGACCTGCAAGAAGCGCTTCCTCTGTCCATTGAACGGGCAAGGGAGGGGGCAACTCCTCTTGTCGTCTGTATCCTGGACCTCGATGACTTCAAGGCGGTGAATGATCTTTTTGGTCATGCTGCCGGAGATATCCTGCTTCGGGAAATGGCGCTGCGGATGAAAGCTTCTCTCCGAGCTGAAGACTATATTGCCCGGCTCGGGGGGGATGAATTTGTCCTGATTCTGGAAAACCTCGAACCGAATGAAGATTTGATCGGTTTTCTTGACAGATTCAGGGAGCTGATCGAAATGCCTGTAGCTCTGCCAACAGGGGAAAACGTATCAATCGGATTGAGTCTTGGTCTAACGATATACACTGAAGGGGAGACTGATCCGGACCTTTTGATGAGACAGGCGGATGAGGCTCTTTATCGGGCAAAGGCTGAAAAGGGATCCAGAAGTTCATGGTGGAAAATTTACTCGATGGCACCCTGA
- a CDS encoding type II secretion system protein GspD, translated as MHFLIPEIKRSKLASLLLLILFLSDGSRLQASTNPLNLATQEKTKPPKDPLIIKPSAPTPLDMENSVSLNFRNVDISVLVRFMSNLMNKNIVMDERVKGKISILSPNRISIDRAFQIFKQSLRMKGFEAVTKKGMIFIVPANQAPQDRELFLFTLENTSAKSIAKTINSILSKGFQPPPVGAVSSGGLIGMVQIVPDSPSNSLIISATPHDYHLIKALLRNLDHPPGEVYVKASLIEISTDKLQNIQVNLLGAVTGANGSGVVGGTNYGMVGGTVNGAVGNSLTGTTGTTTASGAAGAASYLSGLTGLVAGVLTGGTFTYGGVSYPSIGSLLNALQTDTDVRTLSTPEILATDSQKAKITVGEDVPFITGQSQTVGGNVMTMIQRQNVGITLEITPHILAHNRVRLQLKQTISALTNASQLIGTIAVGPTTTKRATTTTLTIASGQTIVIGGLISSVVTKNKSTIPWLGDIPVLGYLFSNTTNEKQRDDLLIFLTPYVIKSNYSYAKIDLGAPSILKRYSRHQHLIETLTPKIKPGTVSDDTFLETVNLPGEKGTPE; from the coding sequence ATGCATTTTCTCATCCCGGAAATAAAACGATCAAAACTCGCATCACTCCTTTTGCTGATTCTTTTTCTTTCAGACGGAAGCCGTCTGCAAGCCTCCACCAATCCACTGAACCTGGCGACACAGGAAAAGACAAAACCTCCCAAAGACCCTTTGATCATCAAACCCTCTGCCCCTACTCCGCTTGACATGGAAAACTCCGTTTCCCTGAACTTCCGAAACGTAGATATATCTGTCCTCGTTCGATTCATGAGCAATCTCATGAATAAGAACATTGTCATGGACGAGCGGGTCAAGGGGAAAATCTCCATTCTCTCCCCTAACAGGATCAGCATTGACCGGGCATTCCAGATCTTCAAGCAATCCCTGCGGATGAAAGGCTTCGAGGCCGTTACCAAAAAAGGCATGATTTTTATTGTTCCTGCCAATCAAGCCCCGCAAGACAGGGAACTCTTTCTTTTCACCCTCGAGAACACCAGTGCCAAATCCATCGCAAAAACCATCAACAGCATCCTTTCTAAAGGCTTCCAGCCTCCGCCTGTTGGAGCGGTCTCTTCCGGAGGACTGATCGGAATGGTCCAGATTGTTCCGGACAGTCCATCCAATAGCCTGATCATTTCAGCCACACCCCACGACTATCACCTGATCAAGGCTCTTTTGCGCAATCTGGACCATCCTCCCGGAGAGGTTTACGTCAAGGCTTCCCTGATCGAGATCTCAACAGACAAACTTCAGAATATCCAGGTCAATCTTTTGGGAGCTGTTACCGGAGCCAATGGATCAGGCGTAGTGGGAGGCACAAACTACGGGATGGTGGGTGGAACGGTCAACGGAGCGGTCGGAAACAGTCTGACAGGAACCACAGGAACAACGACTGCCAGCGGTGCTGCCGGAGCAGCATCCTACCTCTCGGGACTCACCGGACTTGTTGCGGGAGTGCTGACCGGTGGAACGTTTACCTATGGGGGAGTGAGCTACCCGTCCATTGGATCACTGCTCAATGCTCTTCAAACAGATACAGACGTCAGGACCCTTTCCACTCCGGAAATTCTGGCCACAGACTCGCAAAAGGCCAAGATTACAGTTGGTGAGGACGTTCCTTTTATTACCGGACAAAGCCAGACGGTTGGCGGAAACGTCATGACAATGATCCAGCGCCAGAATGTGGGTATAACCCTTGAAATCACCCCACATATCCTTGCCCACAACAGAGTTCGCCTTCAACTCAAGCAAACGATATCGGCCCTTACAAATGCCTCCCAGCTGATCGGAACAATCGCCGTTGGTCCGACCACAACCAAACGGGCCACTACGACAACACTGACGATTGCTTCCGGCCAAACGATTGTGATCGGTGGACTGATCTCGTCTGTCGTCACCAAAAACAAGTCCACGATCCCGTGGCTTGGAGACATTCCCGTCCTGGGGTACCTGTTTTCAAACACCACCAATGAAAAGCAACGGGATGATCTCCTGATCTTTCTCACTCCCTATGTCATCAAGTCCAATTATTCCTATGCCAAGATCGATCTGGGCGCACCGTCCATCCTGAAGAGATACTCCCGCCACCAGCATCTGATCGAAACATTAACCCCCAAGATTAAACCTGGAACGGTATCCGACGATACTTTTCTGGAAACGGTCAATCTTCCAGGGGAAAAAGGAACTCCGGAGTGA
- the argA gene encoding amino-acid N-acetyltransferase, whose product MDPEQFIRGFRESSPYIHRFRGQTFVISLEDESLSDGTLSSIASDVALLRSLGIGIILVFGAFSRIKYLLEKNRLHVETTPSGQVTTENILGVIREAVGSVRFEIESALSSGGDNSSMSGAQLKVVSGNYVIARPMGVINGVDHYFTGKPRHIRADFIKSHIASGEVVLISPLGVSLSGELFFLDSRDVAQAVAEEIRAQKLLFLLNEEGIPERKGQSTRELTSKEAKALLLRETLSPNQKDHLGRAIDTVSAGVDRVHLVNRLQDGALLLELFTRDGCGTLISADPFESIMQATLEDIPGILEIIRPLEASGILKGRNRETIETDISLFSVTRRDRNIIGCGALYPFFDQKMGELACLAVHPDYRRCGRAGNLLSWFEKKARENGLESIFVLSTQTGHWFSERGFSPCRLEDIPPSRRASYNHQRKSLILKKNL is encoded by the coding sequence ATGGACCCAGAACAGTTTATTCGTGGCTTTAGAGAATCATCTCCCTACATTCACCGATTTCGGGGACAGACATTTGTCATCAGTCTGGAAGATGAATCTCTTTCCGACGGAACACTTTCCTCCATCGCAAGTGATGTCGCTCTTTTAAGAAGCCTCGGGATCGGCATCATTCTCGTTTTTGGAGCCTTCTCAAGGATCAAATATCTTCTTGAAAAAAACAGGCTGCATGTAGAAACCACACCATCCGGTCAGGTCACAACAGAAAACATTCTCGGGGTCATCAGGGAAGCTGTCGGAAGTGTCCGTTTCGAGATTGAGTCCGCACTCTCAAGCGGTGGAGACAACTCTTCCATGAGTGGCGCACAGCTGAAAGTCGTCAGTGGAAACTATGTGATCGCGAGACCCATGGGTGTCATCAATGGGGTAGACCATTATTTTACAGGGAAGCCCAGACATATCCGGGCCGATTTCATCAAGTCCCACATCGCTTCGGGAGAAGTTGTCCTGATTTCTCCACTGGGAGTCTCCCTGTCCGGGGAACTTTTTTTTCTTGACAGCCGGGATGTTGCCCAAGCGGTTGCGGAAGAGATCAGGGCCCAAAAACTTTTGTTTCTCTTGAATGAAGAAGGAATTCCCGAACGGAAGGGACAATCGACCAGAGAGCTGACCTCAAAGGAAGCGAAGGCCCTCCTTCTCCGGGAAACGCTTTCACCCAACCAAAAAGACCATCTTGGCCGGGCGATCGATACGGTCTCGGCAGGGGTCGACAGGGTTCATCTTGTCAATCGGCTTCAAGATGGAGCTCTGTTGCTGGAACTGTTTACAAGAGATGGGTGCGGAACACTGATCTCTGCCGATCCATTCGAATCCATCATGCAGGCAACTCTTGAAGACATCCCCGGAATTCTTGAAATCATCCGCCCACTTGAAGCATCCGGCATTCTGAAAGGTCGCAACCGGGAAACGATCGAAACGGATATTTCCCTATTTTCTGTTACAAGGCGAGATAGAAACATTATCGGCTGCGGAGCGCTTTATCCGTTTTTCGACCAGAAGATGGGGGAGCTGGCCTGTCTTGCCGTCCATCCAGACTATAGAAGATGCGGACGAGCGGGAAACCTTCTCTCATGGTTTGAAAAGAAAGCCAGGGAAAATGGACTGGAATCCATTTTTGTCCTGTCAACACAAACAGGCCACTGGTTCTCGGAACGGGGATTTTCCCCCTGTCGGCTAGAGGATATTCCCCCTTCCAGAAGGGCCAGCTACAACCATCAGCGAAAAAGCCTGATCCTCAAAAAAAATCTATAG
- a CDS encoding nuclear transport factor 2 family protein: MQNLDIVRNLYGAFAARDRKAILEIFDPNIIWMQNEGFPGGGIYIGAETVIKDVFEPFRIEWNSWEAIVSHYLDAGDAIVAIGEYCGINKTTGKSMKAAFAHVYWVRDFRIIRFQQYTDTLMVVQAMRHDPV; encoded by the coding sequence ATGCAAAATCTCGATATTGTCAGAAATCTGTATGGAGCATTTGCCGCTCGTGATCGCAAAGCCATTCTGGAAATCTTCGATCCCAATATTATCTGGATGCAGAACGAGGGATTTCCCGGAGGAGGCATTTATATTGGTGCAGAAACAGTCATAAAAGATGTGTTCGAGCCTTTTCGGATCGAATGGAATTCGTGGGAGGCGATTGTTTCACATTATCTCGATGCGGGAGATGCAATTGTTGCTATCGGGGAGTATTGTGGAATCAACAAAACCACGGGAAAGTCTATGAAAGCAGCCTTTGCCCATGTCTACTGGGTGCGTGATTTCCGGATCATCCGCTTTCAGCAATACACGGATACACTGATGGTGGTACAGGCTATGAGACATGATCCTGTTTAA
- the gspC gene encoding type II secretion system protein GspC, which yields MKHLFFSHLPRVLFAAKLMFVTGVSYLLADSVDQAVKNSILPPMTIKDNNQSANIETFHAPTASELGLIASRNPFSPDLRGKSYANILADLYPQAGRGSDSAPRDAEVVALGNWMNGKVPILEPKMIKLRLVGTVLAGKATSGAVIDSLDPEKQKFYRIHDVIIPGKISLVAVRKEYVVLQVGKGYGILKAHYDQEDDAGQVLPDKGTASVSAHGIHKIDDHHWLVEARAIQFATKNLSSLLLQARAVPDFTGGHPDGFRMVNIQSGSLFQELGLAQGDVIRSINGLSMNDPQNFMKALSTLQSATNVQINLLRNGAPQTFDYQIQSE from the coding sequence ATGAAGCATCTATTCTTCTCCCATCTCCCAAGAGTGCTTTTTGCGGCAAAGTTAATGTTTGTCACGGGTGTTTCTTATCTTTTGGCTGACAGTGTGGATCAAGCAGTCAAAAACAGCATCCTTCCACCCATGACCATCAAGGACAATAACCAATCTGCCAACATTGAAACGTTCCATGCACCAACAGCCTCCGAGCTGGGCCTTATTGCCTCAAGGAATCCATTCAGCCCTGACCTGAGGGGAAAAAGCTATGCCAACATCCTTGCCGATCTCTACCCCCAAGCGGGAAGAGGATCGGACTCTGCCCCCAGGGATGCTGAAGTTGTCGCTCTCGGAAACTGGATGAACGGTAAGGTTCCCATTCTTGAACCAAAGATGATCAAGCTAAGACTTGTCGGCACCGTTCTGGCAGGAAAGGCAACATCAGGCGCCGTTATCGATTCACTGGATCCGGAAAAACAAAAGTTTTACCGAATCCATGACGTTATTATTCCCGGGAAAATATCGCTCGTCGCTGTAAGAAAAGAGTATGTCGTCTTGCAGGTCGGAAAAGGGTATGGAATTCTGAAAGCCCATTACGATCAGGAGGACGATGCCGGTCAGGTCCTTCCGGACAAGGGAACGGCCTCTGTCAGTGCCCATGGCATTCACAAGATCGATGACCACCACTGGCTTGTCGAAGCAAGAGCCATACAGTTTGCGACAAAAAACCTGAGTTCCCTTCTCTTGCAGGCCAGAGCCGTACCGGATTTTACAGGTGGCCATCCCGATGGGTTCCGGATGGTCAACATACAGTCAGGGAGCCTTTTTCAGGAGCTTGGTCTCGCACAGGGAGATGTCATACGTTCTATCAACGGTCTCTCGATGAATGATCCACAGAACTTCATGAAAGCACTGTCGACTCTTCAAAGTGCAACCAATGTCCAGATCAATCTATTGCGAAATGGGGCTCCCCAGACTTTTGACTATCAGATACAGTCGGAATGA
- a CDS encoding type II secretion system F family protein — MPIFVYEGISPSGKRSTGLIDADSSRHARQKLRAQGITALRIDTQDAGKSSTDTGTSSGRVKAKELTAFTRQLATLIGAGIPIVDSLAAILDQGMEGHFQEIIASVREDVKGGRSLNGALEKYQKIFSPIFINMIRAGEESGTLEIMLDRIADFQEKSQETRRKVLGSLFYPIILMCVGILMVLFLLTVVMPRITSIFEGLKATLPLPTRILLAVSGTLRNHALIFLGATIFLILAGIRLAKTQKRQLDEILLKIPRVGPLITSDQVARFARTMSVLLKGGVSLQRALEIAETVVTNQILKEAVSRARELVRNGESLGGSLRQSPYFPRLAVAMIQTGERSGQLEELLLKTAQGYESEVGQIVATITSIVEPVMILLIGSMVLFMVLSVLLPIFEMSQAVQ; from the coding sequence ATGCCTATTTTTGTTTATGAAGGAATTAGCCCGTCCGGCAAACGATCCACAGGGCTGATTGATGCCGACAGTTCCCGCCATGCCCGACAGAAGCTCCGTGCCCAGGGAATAACCGCGCTCAGGATCGATACACAGGACGCAGGGAAGTCCTCGACCGATACAGGAACCAGCAGTGGCAGAGTCAAGGCAAAAGAGCTGACCGCATTTACAAGGCAGCTGGCAACACTCATCGGTGCGGGGATACCAATCGTGGACTCTCTTGCTGCCATTCTTGACCAGGGGATGGAGGGTCATTTTCAGGAGATCATCGCTTCCGTCAGGGAAGATGTGAAAGGAGGCCGTTCACTAAATGGCGCTCTTGAAAAATATCAAAAAATCTTTTCCCCGATTTTCATAAACATGATCCGAGCAGGAGAAGAGTCCGGAACCCTTGAAATCATGCTTGACCGCATTGCGGATTTTCAGGAAAAAAGCCAGGAAACGAGAAGAAAAGTTCTTGGAAGCCTTTTTTATCCCATCATTCTCATGTGTGTCGGCATTTTGATGGTTCTGTTTCTCCTCACCGTCGTCATGCCCAGAATCACCAGCATTTTTGAGGGACTGAAAGCGACACTGCCCCTTCCCACCCGGATTCTTCTGGCTGTTTCCGGTACTCTCAGGAACCATGCACTGATCTTTCTCGGAGCAACCATATTTCTGATACTCGCCGGAATCCGTCTAGCAAAGACGCAAAAACGGCAATTGGACGAAATTCTTTTAAAAATACCTCGAGTTGGTCCGTTGATCACTTCAGACCAGGTTGCCCGCTTTGCAAGAACTATGTCGGTTCTCCTGAAAGGAGGGGTCTCACTCCAAAGAGCCCTTGAAATTGCGGAGACAGTCGTGACCAACCAAATTTTGAAAGAGGCTGTTTCCCGGGCAAGAGAGCTTGTCAGGAACGGAGAATCCCTCGGGGGAAGCCTCCGCCAATCCCCTTATTTTCCCAGGCTTGCGGTTGCAATGATCCAGACAGGGGAACGATCCGGGCAACTCGAAGAACTCCTTCTGAAAACAGCCCAGGGCTATGAGTCCGAGGTTGGACAAATCGTCGCAACCATTACTTCAATCGTTGAGCCTGTCATGATATTATTAATCGGATCGATGGTCCTTTTCATGGTTCTTTCAGTTTTGCTCCCCATTTTTGAAATGAGTCAGGCTGTCCAGTAA
- a CDS encoding antibiotic biosynthesis monooxygenase family protein, which yields MILEIAMLNIRNGEHVAFEQAFETAQDIISSTPGYISHQLQRSLEAPDKYVLLVNWNRLEDHTKGFRQSIQYQEWKQLLHHFYDPFPTVEHFEIVFEGAIP from the coding sequence ATGATTCTTGAAATTGCGATGCTCAATATTCGTAATGGAGAGCATGTGGCTTTTGAACAGGCGTTTGAGACGGCGCAGGACATTATTTCATCTACTCCTGGATATATTTCTCATCAGTTGCAACGGAGTCTTGAAGCGCCGGACAAATATGTTCTGCTCGTCAACTGGAACCGGCTTGAAGACCACACAAAAGGCTTTCGGCAGTCTATTCAATATCAGGAATGGAAACAATTGCTTCATCATTTTTATGACCCATTTCCCACAGTTGAGCACTTTGAAATAGTGTTTGAAGGTGCCATACCATGA
- the gspE gene encoding type II secretion system ATPase GspE: MAGDNLKEQILSLMVPSIDGSNLKNQLSLAEWLGPQGENQDELWKKWANIQNYPYLTEFSLDSMEPELLANLPIGFLKQHLLLPTHHIEQKRTIQLILGSPKSFFAIEPVKTILREQDPDIRFDFALMSPSKLLTLINNAYERYTQSQTSEVLSGVSTETEEMKDLSSIQETIDLLDAKDDAPMIRLANSILAQSIRQKASDIHIEPFEKDLMVRYRVDGVLFNVLSIPQKIQSGLVSRFKLMANLNIAEKRLPQDGRIRIKTGGRDIDIRVSTLPVRHGERVVLRILEQGTLLLPLSSIGFDDHDLSTLAGLIRLTHGIILVTGPTGAGKTTTLYAILNTINSPDKNIITIEDPVEYQLQGIGQIQVNPKIQLTFATGLRSILRQDPDVILIGEIRDGETAEIAIQASLTGHLVFSTLHTNDAPSAITRLIDMGTEPFLISTSVKAVIAQRLVRKICPDCRESYIPEGIELYRIGITQDQLPPEGLFRGKGCVRCMNTGYRGRQGIYELLIIDPEIAQLINLKTDTATIRNRAKEKGMTTLLEDGKRKILLGITTTEEVLRVALSEVSVEQ, translated from the coding sequence ATGGCTGGAGATAACCTGAAGGAGCAGATCCTCTCATTGATGGTTCCTTCAATCGATGGCTCAAACTTGAAAAACCAGCTCTCCTTGGCCGAATGGCTGGGCCCCCAGGGAGAAAATCAGGATGAGTTGTGGAAAAAATGGGCAAACATCCAAAACTATCCATACCTCACAGAGTTTAGCCTGGACTCCATGGAGCCAGAACTATTGGCGAATCTCCCCATCGGATTTCTCAAGCAACATCTCCTCTTGCCAACTCATCACATCGAACAGAAACGGACAATCCAACTCATTCTTGGCTCACCCAAGAGTTTTTTTGCTATTGAGCCGGTGAAAACCATCCTGAGAGAACAGGATCCGGATATACGCTTTGATTTTGCACTCATGTCACCATCAAAACTTCTGACATTGATCAACAACGCCTACGAACGATATACACAAAGCCAGACATCGGAGGTTTTATCAGGAGTCTCCACTGAAACGGAAGAAATGAAGGATCTTTCGTCCATTCAGGAGACCATCGACCTTCTTGACGCCAAGGATGATGCACCAATGATCCGGTTGGCCAACTCCATTCTGGCCCAATCCATTCGCCAAAAGGCCTCTGATATCCACATCGAACCCTTTGAGAAGGATCTCATGGTTCGGTATCGAGTCGACGGAGTCCTCTTCAACGTGCTTTCCATACCGCAAAAGATTCAGTCCGGGCTGGTTTCAAGATTCAAGTTGATGGCCAATTTGAACATTGCAGAAAAAAGACTTCCCCAGGATGGAAGAATCAGGATCAAGACCGGTGGACGGGATATTGACATAAGAGTTTCTACGCTCCCGGTCAGACATGGAGAACGTGTTGTCCTTCGTATTCTGGAACAGGGCACATTACTTCTGCCACTTTCATCAATCGGATTTGATGACCACGATCTTTCAACACTGGCAGGGCTCATTCGCCTGACACACGGAATCATTTTGGTAACAGGGCCCACGGGGGCGGGAAAAACAACCACTCTGTACGCCATCTTAAACACGATCAACAGCCCTGATAAAAACATCATCACGATTGAAGACCCCGTCGAATATCAGCTTCAGGGAATAGGACAAATCCAGGTCAACCCCAAAATTCAGCTCACTTTTGCAACAGGTCTCCGATCCATTCTCCGTCAGGATCCCGACGTCATCCTGATTGGAGAGATCCGGGATGGAGAAACCGCCGAAATCGCCATTCAGGCCTCTTTGACCGGCCATCTCGTTTTCTCAACACTCCACACCAATGACGCCCCCTCTGCCATTACCCGACTGATAGACATGGGTACTGAACCTTTTCTGATTTCAACAAGTGTCAAGGCTGTCATAGCACAGAGACTCGTGAGGAAAATCTGCCCGGACTGTCGGGAAAGCTACATTCCTGAAGGTATAGAACTTTATCGAATAGGCATCACACAGGACCAGCTGCCTCCGGAAGGACTCTTTAGGGGAAAAGGATGTGTTCGCTGCATGAATACCGGTTATCGCGGCAGGCAGGGGATTTACGAGCTACTGATCATCGACCCAGAAATTGCCCAGCTGATCAATCTTAAAACAGACACTGCCACAATCAGGAACCGAGCAAAAGAAAAAGGAATGACCACGCTTCTTGAGGATGGAAAACGAAAAATCCTTCTGGGCATCACGACGACTGAAGAGGTTCTGAGAGTCGCACTGTCTGAAGTCTCCGTTGAGCAATAA
- the thiS gene encoding sulfur carrier protein ThiS, translated as MSDDEHIYVNGDPYVFSRGKTVTVLLEELGFADRQVVVELNLLILQKEEWHQTGLNPGDRVEIIGFVGGGSLLFPTCL; from the coding sequence ATGAGCGATGATGAACATATCTATGTCAACGGGGATCCCTACGTTTTTTCCAGAGGAAAAACGGTTACGGTGCTTTTGGAAGAGCTCGGTTTTGCCGATCGTCAGGTGGTGGTCGAACTGAATTTGCTGATCCTTCAAAAGGAGGAGTGGCATCAAACCGGGCTGAATCCCGGCGACCGGGTGGAAATTATTGGTTTTGTTGGAGGAGGGTCGTTATTGTTTCCAACATGTCTCTAG
- the gspG gene encoding type II secretion system major pseudopilin GspG, whose product MSVLTIKKRNLYSDSGFTLIEIMVVIFIIALLAALVVPKIIGRTEEAKRVAAKAQIREIENALSLYHLDNGTYPSTEQTLDALIKKPSTPPIPTNYKAGGYISKIPKDPWGRPYIYLSPGNHGDFDLYSYGADGAKGGKGNNADIESWALEN is encoded by the coding sequence ATGTCTGTCCTTACCATCAAGAAAAGAAACCTTTATTCGGACTCAGGGTTTACGCTGATCGAGATCATGGTGGTTATCTTCATCATTGCCCTTCTCGCTGCGCTTGTTGTTCCCAAAATCATCGGCCGTACCGAGGAAGCCAAAAGGGTGGCGGCAAAGGCACAGATCAGGGAAATCGAAAACGCCCTGAGCCTTTACCATCTGGACAACGGGACATACCCTTCAACAGAACAGACGCTTGATGCACTGATCAAAAAGCCATCGACACCGCCCATACCGACAAACTATAAAGCGGGAGGATATATCTCAAAGATACCGAAGGATCCCTGGGGTCGTCCCTATATCTACCTCTCCCCGGGAAATCATGGAGACTTTGACCTCTATTCCTACGGAGCCGACGGTGCCAAGGGAGGCAAGGGCAACAACGCCGATATCGAATCCTGGGCCCTTGAAAACTGA